Proteins encoded together in one Lepisosteus oculatus isolate fLepOcu1 chromosome 2, fLepOcu1.hap2, whole genome shotgun sequence window:
- the LOC102697407 gene encoding ankyrin repeat domain-containing protein 66 isoform X4 yields MTELHQAAAAGDYDLVEDILKRNICNPNHKDIDWDGRTPLHWAAAKGQAETVKILIENGARPCLRTDSGWTPAHFAAESGRLGVLRMLHSLHAPIDKEDVSGDKPIRLAAIYGHKDCVKFLEICGHDFESSYITLQLTTGNPLKLSRCEPVQRLNPGTFSKWQS; encoded by the exons ATGACTGAGCTTCACCAGGCTGCTGCAGCTGGGGATTATGACCTAGTGGAGGATATTCTTAAAAGGAATATATGTAATCCTAACCATAAAGACATTGACTGGGATGGTAGGACTCCTCTGCACTGGGCAGCAGCCAAAG GGCAGGCTGAAACTGTAAAGATATTGATAGAAAATGGGGCTCGTCCCTGCCTCAGGACTGACTCTGGATGGACTCCAGCACATTTTGCAGCTGAATCAGGAAGACTAGGGGTTCTCCGAATGCTGCACTCTCTGCATGCCCCAATAGATAAGGAGGACGTCTCTGGTGACAAGCCTATAAGGCTGGCAGCAATTTATGGACATAAAGACTGTGTTAAGTTCTTAGAAAT CTGTGGTCATGATTTTGaaagcagctatatcaccctgcaactcacaactggcaacccactgaagctaagcaggtgtgagcctg tGCAGAGGTTGAATCCAGGGACTTTCAGCAAATGGCAGAGTTAA